A window from Candidatus Omnitrophota bacterium encodes these proteins:
- the ablA gene encoding lysine 2,3-aminomutase — protein MPQKGKRLKLNNPEGLENQKGQVETPVMPRPPRRWRDYQQIPLFKDVNPLDWEDWHWQLKHRIRTKEELAQIIKLTPQEEKGIDKAKGRLAMAITPYWASLIDIEDPDCPIRRQSVPVGDEFSISPHEMADPCAEDRDSPAPHLVHRYPDRVLLLATEHCAMYCRHCTRRRLVGDHEEKETNPETKFDAAIEYIKANRKIRDVLISGGDPLTLEDEALESLIAKIRDISHVELLRIGTRIPATLPQRVTENLVNMIKKYSPIWMSIHFNHPKEITKRCKNACDMLSESGIPLGSQSVLLKGINDRPFIMKRLMHDLLQMRVRPYYIYQCDPVRGTQHFRTPVAVGINIIEKLRGHTSGYAVPTYVIDGPGGGGKIPVGPNYILSQAKGKYVLRNYKGKIYTYLE, from the coding sequence GTGCCTCAGAAAGGAAAAAGGCTTAAATTGAATAACCCCGAAGGTTTAGAAAACCAAAAAGGACAGGTTGAAACGCCGGTTATGCCGCGGCCTCCAAGGCGTTGGCGCGATTATCAGCAAATTCCCCTTTTTAAAGATGTTAACCCGCTGGATTGGGAAGATTGGCATTGGCAGCTCAAACACAGGATCCGCACCAAGGAAGAATTAGCCCAGATTATTAAGCTTACTCCCCAGGAGGAAAAAGGAATTGATAAAGCCAAAGGCAGGTTGGCCATGGCCATTACCCCTTATTGGGCAAGCCTGATTGATATTGAAGATCCGGATTGCCCCATCCGCAGGCAGTCTGTGCCGGTCGGCGATGAATTCTCGATTTCCCCGCACGAAATGGCTGATCCTTGCGCCGAGGACCGCGATTCTCCGGCGCCGCATTTGGTGCACCGCTATCCGGACAGGGTCCTGTTGTTGGCTACGGAGCATTGCGCGATGTATTGCCGGCATTGTACCCGCCGCAGGCTCGTGGGTGATCATGAAGAAAAAGAAACAAACCCTGAAACTAAATTTGACGCGGCCATAGAGTATATCAAAGCTAACCGTAAGATAAGGGATGTGTTGATTTCCGGCGGGGATCCGCTTACCTTAGAGGATGAGGCATTGGAATCCCTGATTGCCAAGATCCGCGACATATCGCATGTTGAATTATTAAGGATCGGTACGCGTATTCCGGCAACTTTACCGCAGCGCGTTACTGAAAATCTGGTAAACATGATCAAGAAATATTCTCCGATCTGGATGAGCATTCATTTTAATCATCCCAAGGAGATCACCAAGCGCTGTAAGAATGCCTGCGATATGCTTTCTGAAAGCGGCATACCTTTAGGCAGCCAGTCGGTGCTTCTTAAGGGCATCAACGACCGGCCATTCATTATGAAGCGCCTGATGCATGACCTTCTGCAAATGAGAGTAAGGCCGTATTATATTTACCAGTGCGATCCGGTAAGGGGCACGCAGCATTTTCGCACCCCGGTAGCCGTGGGGATAAATATTATCGAGAAATTACGCGGGCACACTTCCGGTTATGCCGTTCCGACCTATGTTATCGACGGGCCCGGCGGCGGCGGAAAGATCCCTGTGGGGCCGAATTATATTCTTTCCCAGGCCAAGGGTAAATATGTGTTGCGTAATTATAAGGGTAAGATCTATACCTACCTGGAATAA
- a CDS encoding ATP-grasp domain-containing protein has product MKVALTYNLKKKDPQKPADYFSECDSQETINSVVCALKTKGHSVEAIDVEYPALFSYFRKNRVDMVFNIAEGKHGRFRESEVPAVLDYLNIPYTGSDTFSLALALNKGLTKKILQAENIPTPNFQLFVKGDEPLDAQLRFPLIVKPNCEGSAKGINKTNVVENKEDLFKKVRESIDVYQQEALVEEFIEGKELTVGILENGKTHVLPILEIDFSNCKKSGEYFYSWKMKEFQGNSELGLVPEFHCPARLDKEVEAKVKDVALRTHRAVGCLDISRTDIRLDKFNVPYVLEINPLPGLDPKESNFPLMAYAAGMKYEDLIEAILMSASERKKA; this is encoded by the coding sequence ATGAAAGTTGCCTTGACCTATAATTTAAAAAAGAAGGATCCGCAAAAGCCGGCGGATTATTTCTCCGAATGCGATTCGCAAGAGACGATTAATTCCGTGGTTTGTGCCCTCAAAACCAAGGGCCATTCCGTCGAGGCAATCGACGTGGAGTATCCGGCCTTATTTTCATATTTTCGGAAAAACCGCGTCGATATGGTCTTTAATATCGCTGAAGGAAAGCACGGCAGATTTCGTGAATCCGAAGTGCCGGCAGTGCTGGATTATTTAAACATACCTTATACCGGTTCGGACACCTTCTCTTTAGCCCTGGCCTTAAATAAGGGGCTGACTAAAAAAATATTACAGGCGGAGAATATCCCCACTCCCAATTTTCAGCTTTTCGTGAAAGGGGATGAACCGCTGGATGCGCAGCTGCGGTTTCCATTAATTGTCAAGCCTAATTGCGAAGGATCGGCAAAAGGGATAAACAAGACCAATGTAGTTGAGAATAAAGAAGATCTTTTTAAGAAGGTTAGGGAATCTATAGATGTGTATCAGCAGGAAGCCCTGGTTGAAGAATTTATCGAAGGCAAAGAGTTGACCGTGGGGATCTTAGAAAACGGAAAAACCCACGTGCTTCCGATTTTAGAGATCGATTTTTCCAACTGTAAAAAAAGCGGAGAATATTTTTATTCCTGGAAGATGAAAGAGTTCCAAGGCAATAGCGAATTGGGGTTGGTGCCTGAATTCCATTGCCCGGCCAGGCTGGATAAAGAGGTAGAGGCCAAGGTAAAAGATGTGGCTTTGCGCACGCACCGGGCCGTAGGCTGTTTGGATATTTCCCGCACCGATATCCGTTTGGATAAATTTAATGTGCCGTATGTCTTGGAGATTAACCCTTTACCGGGGTTAGACCCCAAAGAATCCAATTTTCCGCTAATGGCATATGCCGCAGGGATGAAGTATGAGGATCTTATTGAGGCAATACTAATGAGTGCCTCAGAAAGGAAAAAGGCTTAA